From a region of the Triticum aestivum cultivar Chinese Spring chromosome 7D, IWGSC CS RefSeq v2.1, whole genome shotgun sequence genome:
- the LOC123166929 gene encoding uncharacterized protein — MAGQGPPGKGSAEPAGAARAGVVPQVGAGGAHRGVPAAARGAVPAGANAPIGRGGGVPVRPPASVPVVAGRGGSSRPPSPASLAAASRGGGDGARPPLQRPVVQPGSLPHAGRGGVRPSQPVTAVAGRGAPPPRPPVPASVGRGVVPVAPHAAPPPHYVARPAQRRSGTLQPRPDVGNGGSNGPPRGQWGDDGVDAYGKGQHRGSSSTGGGRGYAWQSDGSAERPFLGPAGGFVEGVTGPNNRQRGGFRGHRGGRGGGRGRARKPPPPPVVDDHQASDMAVDPVRSTELPSQALDVVTALANMEVPASGVVAEVGDRAESERAAKWARKKEKMLCYRCGEKGHFIAECMADLCNTCGKTAHITGDCPVLRDQAPALTMYGVYCAELTFFESPVARETRVEIQSLTTGLVKATCEAISESQIVQRLQELAPGDFQWELVQIEDNVFRVDFPSVEDLQKLLSFGLCKVPGTKCILEFHEWKKVEPKGKPLTQVWLRFSGVPSEALTDARVVASLGMMVGKTEDVDMAFTRSHGVARLLVGVLDIDFVPDRVNWFYGGEVFPLEIEFEDSELFAEVASDDAMDMHEGDDDAGARGNPHDEAGRDKTKGSSQDAQLPGNGPGVESPSDPAVPMTTLRFGSFEPASAPPRLWSDRVESDDCFECMLPPLELDVVASPTEDGLFGTPVGGVREVEPQVGPTSPTISVVSGRQASTDLVVRFGEESRGQAAPVSPSLSLAPVTPATPVMVDCGEGCMGQADPASSPVGMPIQAGSASAGGGSPRQAASALASPVGAVPPEPAAALGGAEAGGPGSPLFTGGQEDRHSFADGFSLCVGRGVGGGHGQVACAFSSPSIPVDVDPPAGFGSPQPPPPVSSVDPLRDSARGFTREEVVAFGGIPDPASTGRRFSERVHELPEVDDMQQRCAMRAAKLQDAAISAGYFPSHGHDPFMVTTHSDGGQGAFGYWIYPLGDGSSGYLQPVWMAVM; from the exons ATGGCGGGTCAGGGGCCCCCGGGAAAGGGTTCGGCGGAGCCGGCCGGGGCTGCCCGTGCCGGAGTGGTGCCGCAGGTTGGTGCCGGTGGAGCTCACCGTGGAGTGCCGGCGGCGGCCCGGGGTGCTGTACCGGCTGGGGCTAATGCGCCCATCGGCCGCGGTGGTGGTGTTCCCGTCCGTCCGCCTGCTTCGGTTCCTGTTGTCGCGGGCAGGGGAGGGAGCAGCCGTCCGCCAAGTCCGGCGAGTCTGGCCGCCGCGAGTCGGGGCGGTGGCGATGGTGCCCGTCCGCCGCTTCAGCGCCCGGTGGTGCAGCCTGGTTCGTTACCGCATGCAGGGCGCGGTGGCGTGAGGCCCTCCCAGCCAGTCACTGCAGTTGCGGGGAGAGGTGCCCCTCCCCCAAGACCTCCGGTGCCGGCTTCCGTGGGGCGGGGGGTCGTGCCGGTTGCACCTCATGCCGCACCACCGCCACACTATGTCGCGAGACCGGCGCAAAGGCGTTCGGGCACATTGCAGCCAAGGCCTGACGTGGGGAACGGTGGATCAAATGGGCCGCCCAGAGGACAGTGGGGGGATGATGGTGTTGATGCTTACGGGAAAGGCCAGCACCGTGGATCGTCGTCTACGGGTGGAGGACGCGGATACGCTTGGCAGAGTGATGGTTCTGCCGAAAGACCATTCCTGGGTCCGGCAGGCGGTTTTGTCGAAGGGGTTACTGGACCGAACAATCGACAGAGAGGTGGATTCCGTGGCCATcgtggtggccgtggtggtggacgtGGTCGGGCTCGCAAGCCGCCCCCGCCACCGGTGGTGGATGACCATCAGGCTTCGGATATGGCTGTTGATCCAGTTCGGTCGACTGAGTTGCCTAGCCAGGCTCTGGATGTTGTGACGGCTCTAGCCAACATGGAGGTTCCAGCTTCTGGAGTTGTTGCGGAGGTAGGGGACAGGGCTGAGTCTGAAAGGGCGGCCAAATGGGCGCGCAAGAAAGAAAAGATGCTATGCTATCGCTGTGGTGAGAAGGGCCACTTTATTGCTGAGTGCATGGCGGATCTATGTAACACATGTGGTAAGACTGCTCATATTACGGGGGATTGCCCGGTTTTGCGTGACCAGGCTCCTGCTCTCACGATGTATGGAGTGTACTGTGCTGAGCTCACGTTCTTTGAGTCTCCGGTGGCGAGGGAGACTCGAGTTGAGATTCAAAGTTTGACAACTGGACTTGTGAAAGCTACCTGCGAAGCGATTTCTGAGTCTCAAATTGTGCAGCGACTCCAGGAACTGGCTCCAGGTGATTTTCAGTGGGAGCTCGTCCAGATTGAGGACAATGTGTTTAGGGTTGATTTCCCTTCGGTGGAAGATTTGCAGAAGCTGCTGAGTTTTGGGTTGTGTAAGGTGCCGGGTACTAAGTGTATCCTAGAGTTTCACGAGTGGAAAAAGGTGGAACCTAAGGGCAAACCGCTCACTCAGGTATGGCTACGGTTTTCAGGGGTACCATCTGAGGCTCTGACAGATGCTCGTGTGGTGGCGAGCTTGGGTATGATGGTTGGTAAGACCGAGGATGTGGACATGGCTTTTACCCGCTCACATGGGGTGGCACGGCTCTTGGTGGGGGTTTTGGACATCGATTTTGTCCCAGATAGGGTCAACTGGTTTTATGGGGGAGAGGTGTTCCCTCTTGAGATCGAGTTTGAGGATTCCGAGCTGTTTGCCGAGGTGGCTTCAGATGATGCTATGGATATGCACGAGGGGGATGATGATGCCGGTGCTCGTGGGAACCCGCATGATGAGGCGGGTCGTGACAAGACCAAGGGGTCGAGTCAGGATGCTCAGTTGCCAGGTAATGGTCCTGGAGTGGAGTCTCCATCGGATCCGGCGGTACCCATGACTACGTTGCGGTTTGGATCCTTCGAGCCAGCATCTGCTCCTCCCAGGCTCTGGAGCGACAGGGTGGAGTCTGATGATTGTTTTGAGTGTATGCTTCCGCCGTTGGAGCTTGACGTTGTGGCTAGTCCTACGGAGGATGGGTTGTTCGGGACGCCCGTGGGAGGGGTTCGGGAGGTGGAGCCTCAGGTGGGGCCGACCTCTCCTACCATCTCAGTGGTCTCGGGCCGGCAGGCGTCGACTGACTTGGTGGTTCGATTTGGGGAGGAGAGTCGGGGGCAGGCGGCCCCGGTCTCTCCTTCTCTCAGCCTGGCGCCGGTGACACCGGCGACGCCGGTAATGGTCGATTGTGGGGAGGGTTGCATGGGTCAGGCGGACCCAGCCTCCTCTCCTGTGGGGATGCCGATTCAGGCGGGGTCGGCCAGCGCTGGGGGAGGGAGCCCGAGGCAGGCGGCCTCGGCTCttgcctccccggttggggcggtgCCACCCGAGCCTGCTGCTGCGCTAGGGGGGGCCGAGGCAGGTGGCCCTGGCTCTCCCCTCTTCACCGGCGGTCAGGAGGACCGCCACTCCTTCGCCGACGGCTTTTCCCTCTGCGTCGGCAGGGGGGTGGGAGGAGGGCATGGGCAGGTGGCCTGCGCCTTCTCCTCTCCGTCTATCCCCGTGGACGTGGATCCCCCGGCGGGGTTTGGGAGCCCGCAGCCACCTCCTCCGGTCTCCTCGGTTGATCCTTTGAGGGACTCAGCGCGAGGCTTTACCAGGGAGGAGGTTGTTGCTTTTGGCGGGATCCCAGACCCTGCCTCGACGGGGAGACGGTTCAGTGAGAGAGTCCACGAGCTTCCGGAGGTGGAtgatatgcagcagcggtgcgctatgagggccgCCAAGCTTCAGGACGCTGCTATCTCTGCTG gttattttccgagccacggccATGATCCGTTCATGGTCACTACTCACTCCGATGgtggccagggagcatttggttactggatctatccgctgggagatggtagctcgggatatcttcaaccggtttggatggcggtcatgtaa